The following proteins come from a genomic window of Peptoniphilus equinus:
- a CDS encoding response regulator transcription factor, which produces MAKIIKLLIIEDNEDIIDLIKLYKPESMEIFDAKDGIQGLKFFDEEKFDLIILDLMLPILNGYQVLKKIRETSDIPIIILSSKNLDFEIILGLDKGADDYLVKPFNPMELFARVNALLRRVDSKKNNKTIKSGNLELNMETCEVFRSGKIIDLTGQEYKLLEFLMQNKNKVFTTDILLERIWNDNEYYDNNIVSVYISRLRDKIGDRDCKKKHIITIRGLGYKFND; this is translated from the coding sequence ATGGCAAAAATTATTAAATTGCTAATTATAGAAGACAATGAAGATATTATTGATTTAATTAAATTATATAAGCCTGAATCTATGGAAATCTTTGACGCAAAAGATGGTATACAAGGTTTAAAATTTTTTGATGAAGAAAAATTTGATTTGATAATTTTAGATCTGATGCTGCCAATATTAAATGGTTACCAAGTATTAAAGAAAATTAGAGAAACAAGTGATATACCAATTATAATATTATCTTCTAAAAATCTTGACTTTGAAATAATACTCGGATTAGATAAGGGTGCAGATGACTATCTTGTTAAGCCATTTAATCCTATGGAATTGTTTGCACGAGTTAATGCATTGTTGAGAAGAGTTGATTCAAAAAAAAATAATAAGACTATAAAATCAGGGAATTTAGAATTGAATATGGAAACTTGTGAAGTATTTCGTTCAGGAAAAATTATAGATCTTACAGGTCAAGAATATAAATTATTAGAATTTTTAATGCAAAACAAGAATAAGGTATTTACTACTGACATTTTATTAGAAAGAATTTGGAATGATAATGAATATTATGATAATAATATAGTTTCTGTTTATATTAGTAGACTGAGAGATAAAATTGGAGATCGAGATTGTAAAAAGAAACACATTATAACAATAAGGGGACTGGGGTATAAATTTAATGATTAA
- a CDS encoding tyrosine-type recombinase/integrase: MVERRKDNKNRVLKEGEYQRKNGTYEYRWREKTGKRKYIYAKTLDELRIKETEILSDYYSGKKNNDKLDINFFYERWKTVKRGLQPNTFANYVYMYKRFIVDDFGKIKINDLKKSDIREFYIKLNENYGLHISTIEVVQNILHQILEIAVDDDYLIKNPSDNALKELKQSKGNVAQTKKALSLEAQEVLENYLKNEKKYYRWYPIIITFLWTGMRAGELTGLRYQDIDMENKIIDVNHTLVYYKNVGDKKLSRSIHTPKTEAGIRKIPMLDKVIEAIKLEKDMQVAEDSECKEVIDGYTDFIFLNRFGVPHEARALNKTLARIVRDCNFWILDNMKKGEEPLIIPRISCHSLRHTFTTRMCEQNLNLKVMQDILGHKDFTTTMNIYAEVNGNFAQKEMQKLNEFSKKFK; the protein is encoded by the coding sequence ATGGTTGAACGACGGAAAGACAACAAAAATCGAGTTCTCAAAGAAGGTGAATATCAACGGAAAAATGGTACGTATGAATATCGTTGGCGAGAAAAAACAGGTAAACGCAAATACATCTATGCGAAAACATTAGATGAATTAAGAATAAAAGAAACTGAGATATTATCAGACTACTATTCAGGCAAAAAGAATAATGATAAATTAGATATTAATTTCTTTTATGAGCGTTGGAAAACTGTAAAACGAGGATTGCAACCTAATACTTTTGCTAACTATGTGTATATGTATAAACGATTTATAGTAGATGATTTTGGAAAGATAAAAATTAACGATCTCAAGAAATCAGATATTAGAGAGTTTTATATAAAATTAAATGAAAATTATGGCTTACACATTTCTACTATTGAGGTGGTACAAAATATTTTGCATCAAATATTAGAGATTGCAGTAGATGATGATTATTTAATTAAAAATCCGTCTGACAACGCCCTAAAGGAGCTAAAGCAATCTAAAGGCAATGTGGCACAGACCAAAAAAGCACTTTCGTTAGAAGCTCAAGAAGTATTAGAGAACTATTTAAAAAATGAAAAGAAATATTATCGATGGTATCCGATTATTATCACGTTTCTATGGACGGGCATGCGAGCCGGTGAACTAACTGGACTTAGATATCAAGACATAGATATGGAAAATAAAATCATTGATGTCAATCATACGTTGGTATATTATAAAAATGTAGGGGATAAAAAATTATCTCGTTCCATTCATACACCTAAAACAGAAGCCGGCATAAGGAAAATACCTATGTTAGACAAAGTTATTGAAGCTATAAAGCTGGAAAAAGATATGCAAGTAGCTGAAGATAGCGAATGCAAAGAGGTTATTGATGGATATACAGATTTTATTTTTCTCAACAGATTTGGTGTGCCTCATGAAGCTAGAGCGTTAAACAAAACGCTAGCAAGAATTGTCAGAGATTGTAATTTTTGGATATTAGATAATATGAAAAAAGGGGAAGAACCTTTAATCATTCCAAGAATTAGTTGTCATTCTCTCAGACACACTTTTACTACTAGAATGTGTGAACAGAACCTCAACTTAAAAGTCATGCAAGATATTTTAGGGCATAAAGATTTTACAACGACAATGAATATTTATGCGGAGGTCAATGGTAATTTTGCGCAAAAAGAAATGCAAAAATTAAATGAGTTTTCCAAAAAGTTTAAATAA
- a CDS encoding excisionase, producing the protein MKKEIPLWEKSNLTMQEAATYSGIGQNKIRELTDIENCEFVLFVGTKRLIKRKLFDQYIERQYSI; encoded by the coding sequence ATGAAGAAAGAAATTCCTTTGTGGGAAAAATCCAATTTAACTATGCAAGAGGCCGCAACGTATTCCGGGATTGGACAAAATAAAATTCGAGAACTTACGGATATTGAGAATTGTGAGTTTGTTCTCTTTGTTGGAACTAAACGTCTAATCAAACGAAAGCTCTTCGATCAATATATCGAACGTCAGTATTCAATATAA
- a CDS encoding DUF3173 family protein translates to MVDIPELITKDFLLAKGFKYYTAVKIIRETKKRLVEKGYSFYSNPRLGVVPLKAVEEIVGYEFQSDK, encoded by the coding sequence TTGGTAGATATTCCAGAATTAATTACCAAAGACTTTCTTCTTGCGAAAGGTTTTAAATATTACACTGCTGTAAAAATCATCCGAGAAACAAAAAAAAGACTAGTTGAAAAAGGCTACTCCTTCTATTCAAATCCAAGATTGGGAGTTGTTCCGCTGAAAGCTGTTGAAGAAATCGTAGGTTATGAATTTCAATCAGACAAATAA
- a CDS encoding helix-turn-helix domain-containing protein: MENTKREHILLRIGQNIRSYRKQKHLTLYELSEKLNISHVTIQKYETGKIEPNITMLLEIANALDVQLSDLLNIDVNIKVTIPENKIKNELDDINEKLSFLLANFHINIPNTSDTGTTIKKLNQLLELIGCQIVIINNQTFLKTSEKDLAISGEDIRSMYNSITEYLNFSVTSFKNKYN, translated from the coding sequence ATGGAAAACACCAAAAGAGAACATATACTATTGCGTATAGGTCAAAATATTAGATCATATAGGAAACAGAAGCATTTAACTTTATATGAGTTAAGTGAAAAATTAAATATATCTCATGTTACAATTCAAAAATATGAAACCGGTAAAATAGAACCTAATATTACCATGCTATTGGAAATTGCCAATGCATTAGATGTACAACTTTCAGATTTGCTGAATATTGATGTCAACATCAAAGTGACGATCCCGGAAAATAAAATTAAAAATGAATTGGATGATATTAACGAAAAATTGTCCTTTTTATTAGCTAATTTTCATATCAATATTCCTAATACTTCAGATACCGGAACGACCATAAAAAAACTCAATCAATTACTTGAGCTAATCGGTTGTCAGATTGTCATTATTAATAATCAGACGTTCTTAAAAACGTCTGAAAAAGATTTGGCTATTTCAGGTGAAGACATACGGTCTATGTATAATTCCATAACGGAATATTTAAATTTTTCCGTGACGTCGTTTAAAAATAAGTATAACTAA
- a CDS encoding J domain-containing protein, translated as MIFFLATFMFILLSPFIFIGLLTVTLTFEFLGWAIIKADYLLAGYIGMFLGLVLSYVANAQHDILQLVLLSGVVTCLFYAKIIIPFARRHYTLACVSNLIVTIFGTMFVGKVFISEFPHDTFLNYPVFRFFDELKFLNVGITFLLLFYIMYFVFNYRMVTIYDYPIPDLALLGKDMIESKLLRKKLTHHDEKFDYTNQSYSDYNDTHTNQSDSGFYDEGKTTSQTHSDFSSPTYSNEYIKACYTLGCEPEDEFEMIRKRYKYLLKNLHPDKNNDQASTEYVQKLNNAMDYIQKHYPNT; from the coding sequence ATGATATTTTTTTTAGCGACCTTTATGTTTATTCTTCTATCACCATTTATTTTTATAGGCTTACTAACCGTGACGTTAACGTTTGAATTTTTAGGCTGGGCGATCATTAAAGCAGATTATTTATTGGCCGGATATATTGGGATGTTCCTTGGACTGGTCTTAAGTTATGTGGCCAATGCCCAACACGATATCTTGCAACTTGTACTATTGTCCGGAGTTGTTACTTGTTTATTCTATGCTAAAATCATTATTCCGTTTGCAAGACGACATTATACTCTTGCTTGTGTTTCAAATTTGATAGTTACCATTTTTGGAACAATGTTTGTTGGCAAGGTATTTATTTCCGAATTTCCTCATGACACTTTTTTAAATTATCCTGTGTTTCGTTTTTTTGATGAATTAAAATTTCTAAATGTAGGAATTACTTTTCTATTATTGTTCTACATAATGTACTTTGTCTTTAACTATAGAATGGTGACGATCTATGACTATCCGATTCCTGATTTAGCATTATTAGGAAAAGATATGATTGAATCTAAACTATTGAGAAAAAAACTGACTCACCACGATGAGAAGTTTGATTACACTAATCAGTCTTATTCTGATTATAATGACACTCATACAAACCAATCTGACAGCGGTTTTTATGACGAAGGTAAAACAACGTCTCAAACACATTCAGATTTTTCCTCCCCTACCTACTCAAACGAATACATAAAAGCTTGCTATACTTTAGGTTGTGAACCTGAAGATGAATTTGAAATGATTAGAAAGCGCTACAAGTATCTGTTGAAAAATCTCCACCCGGATAAAAATAATGATCAAGCATCCACGGAGTATGTTCAAAAATTAAATAACGCTATGGATTACATTCAAAAGCATTATCCGAATACTTAA
- a CDS encoding Fic family protein encodes MKDKYTMTQKENIFLAKRNIIDAIWKSANLEGINITFPETYAIYEKLKIQNVDIADVNTILNLKHGWQEVLSTINDALTLDYICRIHSEVSKDEALTWGKLRTGQVGISGTNYIPPLPDEMTIKTQLEEITQLEPNTNRCIRLMLYLMKAQIFWDGNKRTAMLIANKEMIKQGNGIISIPIEHIIEFNTLLSDYYTYDRDNTLIDFIYDKAIKGIDM; translated from the coding sequence ATGAAAGATAAGTACACTATGACGCAGAAAGAAAATATTTTTCTTGCCAAGAGAAATATTATAGATGCCATTTGGAAAAGTGCCAACTTAGAAGGTATTAATATTACATTTCCTGAGACGTATGCTATTTACGAAAAACTCAAAATACAAAATGTCGATATTGCAGACGTCAATACTATTTTAAATTTAAAACATGGTTGGCAAGAAGTGCTTTCAACCATTAATGACGCGCTGACACTCGACTACATTTGTCGAATACATTCTGAAGTTTCAAAAGATGAAGCTTTGACATGGGGAAAACTTCGAACCGGTCAAGTAGGTATTTCAGGCACCAATTATATTCCGCCATTACCGGACGAGATGACCATCAAAACGCAGTTGGAAGAAATAACACAACTGGAACCAAATACCAATCGGTGTATCCGTCTTATGCTGTATCTTATGAAGGCGCAAATATTTTGGGATGGCAATAAGCGTACTGCTATGCTCATTGCTAATAAGGAAATGATCAAACAAGGCAACGGTATTATTAGTATTCCCATTGAGCACATTATAGAATTTAACACATTACTCAGCGACTATTATACGTACGACCGAGATAATACGCTCATCGATTTCATTTATGATAAAGCGATTAAAGGCATAGACATGTAA
- a CDS encoding relaxase/mobilization nuclease domain-containing protein: MAYTEIHPIKFTVQQSIDYICRKDKVGEFGLISTYGCNEKRAGRQFIDERIFWKTKQVKGANYARHIIQSFNPTDHISVEEAHRVGREFCNEYLENKYQYVLTTHIDSGIIHNHIIFNNVSFVTGKCYDVTKDVPIIQALSDKICQAHGLTNIPEVQQQKKESNLAYTAKNSRSYFENMNFKMGQSWKATLIAAIDYCIQQADNYQKFLSFMEALKVEVRDKGKYLAFKFPGQEKFIRCREKTLGADYTRERIQERIEERVQKIESVTQEIPIKFFDKKFDEAKEKVEADIKSVVEYATSFSEFEKLMSDLGYKINHETNTFLYQDGETFIQCSDEKLDRSCRLDVLKMKFAEKQVEDTPYVNFKELSNLKFTIDKMIRYSESMEDFLKRMANKGYGYKVDDGVLKFHVKGMSGYIICEPNTVGTHYTFENIKRRIEDVGLNYKEIGKIIDGDLKDSKAFKSWATTNNITTIMNNLQQITKYNLHSFAEIEPCIENFEEKIQKNLKTIEASKAEIKILNTQIALSKKSADVEKFQELRLKKQKLNLRITDLYDQNRQIKYDVTLLKKIQKNASLFMDKDYSQDKSR, from the coding sequence ATGGCATACACTGAAATTCATCCCATTAAATTCACCGTGCAACAATCCATAGACTATATTTGTCGAAAGGATAAGGTCGGTGAGTTTGGACTCATATCGACCTATGGATGCAATGAGAAAAGAGCAGGTCGTCAATTTATTGATGAACGAATCTTTTGGAAAACAAAACAGGTCAAAGGAGCTAATTATGCACGGCATATCATTCAGTCATTCAATCCGACAGATCATATATCTGTGGAAGAAGCGCATCGTGTCGGCCGAGAATTTTGTAATGAGTACCTTGAAAATAAGTATCAGTACGTACTAACGACACATATTGATTCCGGGATAATTCACAACCATATCATTTTTAACAATGTGTCGTTTGTGACAGGGAAGTGCTATGACGTGACGAAAGATGTTCCTATTATACAAGCGCTATCAGATAAAATATGCCAAGCTCACGGCTTGACAAACATTCCCGAAGTACAACAACAAAAAAAAGAAAGTAACTTGGCCTACACTGCGAAAAATTCTCGCTCTTATTTTGAAAATATGAATTTCAAAATGGGACAATCTTGGAAAGCAACGCTCATCGCCGCGATTGATTATTGTATACAACAGGCGGACAACTACCAAAAGTTTTTAAGTTTCATGGAAGCGTTAAAAGTAGAGGTTCGTGATAAAGGAAAGTATTTAGCATTTAAATTTCCCGGACAAGAGAAATTTATTCGATGCCGGGAAAAAACGCTTGGCGCAGACTATACGCGCGAAAGAATTCAAGAACGAATTGAAGAGCGAGTACAAAAAATCGAATCTGTAACGCAGGAAATTCCCATTAAATTTTTTGATAAAAAATTTGACGAAGCAAAAGAAAAAGTCGAGGCTGATATAAAAAGTGTGGTAGAGTACGCTACGAGTTTTAGTGAGTTTGAAAAACTCATGTCAGACCTAGGTTATAAAATTAATCATGAGACAAATACATTTTTATACCAAGACGGCGAGACATTTATTCAGTGTAGCGATGAAAAACTTGATCGATCGTGCCGGCTGGACGTTTTAAAAATGAAATTTGCAGAAAAGCAAGTAGAGGATACACCATACGTAAACTTCAAAGAGTTGAGCAATTTGAAATTTACCATCGACAAAATGATTCGCTATTCAGAATCTATGGAAGATTTTTTAAAGCGTATGGCTAATAAGGGTTACGGTTATAAGGTAGATGACGGTGTCTTGAAATTTCATGTCAAAGGTATGTCGGGTTACATTATTTGTGAACCGAATACTGTTGGAACACATTACACTTTCGAGAACATTAAGCGTCGTATAGAAGATGTCGGACTTAACTATAAAGAAATTGGCAAGATTATTGACGGCGATTTAAAAGACTCCAAGGCTTTTAAAAGTTGGGCAACCACCAATAATATTACAACCATCATGAATAACTTACAGCAAATTACAAAATACAACCTTCATTCCTTTGCAGAAATTGAACCTTGCATTGAAAACTTTGAAGAAAAAATTCAGAAGAATTTGAAAACTATTGAAGCGTCAAAAGCTGAAATTAAAATTTTAAATACGCAAATAGCGCTTTCAAAAAAATCTGCTGATGTAGAAAAATTTCAAGAACTGCGTTTAAAAAAACAAAAACTTAATCTGCGCATTACTGATCTCTATGATCAAAATCGTCAGATTAAATATGATGTCACGCTTCTTAAGAAAATTCAAAAGAACGCCAGTCTCTTTATGGACAAAGATTATTCTCAAGATAAGTCAAGATAA
- the mobC gene encoding plasmid mobilization relaxosome protein MobC gives MSSNSHRERNKVLFLRMTENERKLFEGVFAKSPFVNRTNLVLYLLSHAKIVNIHYDMSVFRNLQIHLSQMGNNLNQIARRANQSEGIYDDDVQSVLAMRQNIVELSDALDAIRSQFEDNSIKEV, from the coding sequence ATGTCTTCTAATAGCCACCGAGAGCGAAATAAAGTATTGTTTTTGCGGATGACTGAGAACGAACGGAAATTGTTTGAAGGCGTCTTTGCAAAAAGTCCATTCGTGAATCGCACCAATCTTGTATTATATCTTTTAAGTCACGCTAAAATCGTCAACATCCATTACGATATGAGCGTTTTTCGAAATCTTCAAATTCACCTGTCTCAAATGGGAAATAATTTAAATCAAATTGCGCGTCGAGCTAATCAATCAGAAGGTATTTATGACGATGACGTTCAGTCTGTTTTGGCGATGCGACAAAATATTGTGGAATTATCAGATGCACTTGATGCGATCCGCAGTCAATTCGAAGATAATTCTATAAAAGAGGTGTAA
- a CDS encoding Fic family protein: MNLDELFKLRDTVQNNKQYLSHITTASFESDFDLRFTHESTKMEGNTLSIYEVKTVLVDGLTVGGKTLRDIYEVTNHARAFQYIKHLIQTGEAMTEDKVKDIHERVVQNIFQGGLYRTANVRITGASFSPPDWTRVREQMKGFIEEVQYRETHTNAIECAAFIHAEFVRIHPFADGNGRTARLLMNYELLKNNFLPISIPVDMQSRYYSSLDRYSKGKSLDSLHDFMALIYQLEAHRLMDYKKEIDHERHLKHDREL; encoded by the coding sequence ATGAATTTAGATGAATTATTCAAATTAAGAGATACTGTTCAAAACAATAAACAGTATCTGTCTCATATCACAACAGCGAGTTTTGAATCAGACTTTGACTTGCGCTTTACTCACGAATCTACCAAAATGGAAGGCAATACGTTAAGTATCTACGAAGTCAAGACCGTATTGGTAGACGGGCTTACCGTGGGTGGTAAAACACTTCGCGACATTTATGAGGTCACCAATCATGCCCGAGCTTTTCAGTATATTAAGCACCTGATTCAAACCGGTGAAGCCATGACAGAAGACAAAGTTAAAGATATTCATGAACGTGTCGTTCAAAATATTTTTCAAGGGGGTCTCTATAGGACAGCTAATGTACGTATTACGGGCGCCTCGTTTAGTCCGCCGGACTGGACACGGGTGCGAGAGCAGATGAAAGGCTTCATCGAGGAGGTTCAATATCGTGAAACGCACACGAATGCTATTGAATGTGCGGCCTTTATCCATGCCGAGTTTGTGCGCATTCATCCTTTTGCGGATGGCAATGGACGGACTGCACGTCTTTTAATGAATTATGAGTTATTGAAAAATAACTTTCTTCCCATCTCTATTCCTGTGGACATGCAGTCGCGATATTATTCCAGTCTTGATCGTTATAGCAAAGGTAAGAGCTTAGACAGCTTACATGATTTTATGGCGTTGATTTATCAGCTGGAAGCACATCGTCTTATGGATTATAAAAAAGAAATTGATCATGAGAGACATTTAAAACATGATCGTGAACTTTAA